In one Mycobacterium heckeshornense genomic region, the following are encoded:
- a CDS encoding ABC transporter ATP-binding protein: MSGPHSPHIETHNAWVEFPIFDAKSRSLKKTFLGKAAGGTIGRNTSNVVIIEALRDITISLSLGDRVGLVGHNGAGKSTLLRLLSGIYEPTRGSATVVGRVAPVFDLGIGMDPEISGYENIIIRGLFLGQTRKQMMAKVDEIAEFTELGDYLSMPLRTYSTGMRVRLAMGVVTSIDPEILLLDEGIGAVDADFLKKAQPRLQRLVERSGILVFASHSNEFLARLCKTAMWIEHGTIRLTGGIEDVVRAYEGEDAARHVREVMAETAGEEIPG; this comes from the coding sequence GTGTCCGGGCCTCACTCGCCTCATATTGAGACGCACAACGCGTGGGTGGAGTTTCCCATCTTCGATGCCAAGTCGCGGTCGTTGAAGAAAACCTTCCTCGGCAAGGCCGCCGGCGGCACGATCGGGCGCAACACCTCCAACGTGGTGATCATCGAAGCGCTGCGCGATATCACGATCTCGCTGAGCCTGGGCGACCGGGTGGGCCTGGTGGGCCACAACGGGGCGGGTAAATCGACGCTGCTGCGCCTGCTTTCGGGTATCTACGAGCCGACCCGGGGTTCGGCGACGGTGGTCGGGCGGGTGGCGCCGGTGTTCGACCTGGGCATCGGAATGGATCCGGAGATCTCCGGCTACGAGAACATCATCATCCGCGGGCTGTTTTTGGGTCAGACCCGCAAGCAGATGATGGCCAAGGTCGACGAAATCGCCGAGTTCACCGAGCTGGGTGATTACCTGTCGATGCCACTGCGCACGTATTCCACCGGGATGCGGGTGCGGCTGGCGATGGGGGTGGTCACCAGCATCGACCCGGAGATCCTGCTGCTCGACGAGGGCATCGGCGCAGTGGACGCCGACTTCTTGAAGAAGGCGCAGCCGCGGCTGCAGCGTCTGGTGGAGCGGTCCGGAATCCTGGTTTTTGCCAGTCATTCCAACGAGTTTCTGGCCCGGCTGTGCAAGACCGCGATGTGGATCGAGCACGGCACCATCAGGCTGACCGGCGGCATCGAGGACGTGGTACGGGCCTACGAAGGCGAGGACGCGGCCCGGCACGTGCGGGAAGTGATGGCCGAGACCGCAGGTGAAGAGATCCCGGGATGA
- a CDS encoding bacterial proteasome activator family protein, which translates to MSTGNGDDNVEIIGGVDPRAMATQTDEDSEEQSLTDLVEQPAKVMRIGTMIKQLLEEVRAAPLDEASRNRLREIHATSIRELEDGLAPELREELDRLTLPFSEDAAPSDAELRIAQAQLVGWLEGLFHGIQTALFAQQMAARAQLEQMRQGALPPGVHRPGGHGQSGTGQYL; encoded by the coding sequence ATGAGTACCGGTAACGGCGACGACAACGTCGAGATCATCGGCGGCGTCGATCCACGCGCGATGGCGACACAGACTGACGAAGACTCCGAGGAGCAGTCGCTGACCGATCTGGTCGAGCAGCCGGCCAAGGTGATGCGGATCGGCACGATGATCAAGCAGCTGCTCGAAGAAGTGCGGGCTGCGCCGCTGGACGAGGCCAGCCGCAATCGGCTGCGGGAGATCCATGCCACCAGCATTCGGGAGCTCGAGGACGGGCTGGCACCGGAATTGCGGGAGGAACTCGACCGGCTGACGCTGCCGTTCAGCGAGGATGCCGCCCCGTCGGACGCCGAGCTGCGCATCGCCCAGGCGCAGCTGGTCGGATGGCTGGAAGGGCTGTTTCACGGCATCCAGACCGCGCTGTTCGCCCAGCAGATGGCGGCCCGCGCGCAGCTCGAGCAGATGCGCCAGGGCGCGCTGCCGCCGGGCGTCCACCGCCCCGGCGGGCACGGACAATCGGGCACCGGCCAATACCTGTAA